The Henckelia pumila isolate YLH828 chromosome 2, ASM3356847v2, whole genome shotgun sequence genome includes a window with the following:
- the LOC140877566 gene encoding transcription factor MYBS3-like produces MTRNPNSQCHRTGIGGGEGGVRLFGVSLTDRSFIKKSASMGNLISNHSPADLPQGYYSDDPANGSAAFLRAQRKRGIPWTEEEHMKFLRGLQKLGKGDWRGISRNYVPSRTPTQVASHAQKYFIRQSNAARRKKRSSLFDMAPDMQAFSSSTPEQCSSHSRVIYRNCENHVVSSSHVTAGIDSSLPSLALTLKPAFMPLPFQLWPPNTSSDHDDEARMSRPLIHDKPAPVVQNEPVKEMVAISELNLGTFPVEPSALSLRLPWDP; encoded by the exons ATGACCCGTAATCCGAATTCGCAATGCCACCGCACCGGGATCGGCGGTGGAGAAGGTGGCGTCAGGCTGTTTGGGGTGAGTTTGACGGATCGATCATTCATAAAGAAGAGTGCGAGTATGGGAAATCTGATCTCAAATCACTCGCCTGCGGATTTGCCTCAGGGGTATTATTCGGATGATCCGGCGAACGGGTCTGCTGCTTTCCTTCGAGCTCAGAGGAAGAGAG GTATCCCATGGACAGAagaagagcatatgaaattctTACGTGGTCTACAAAAGTTGGGGAAGGGTGATTGGCGGGGCATATCGAGAAACTACGTTCCTTCACGAACGCCGACTCAAGTAGCTAGCCATGCTCAAAAGTACTTTATTCGTCAGAGTAATGCCGCTAGAAGAAAGAAACGAAGCAGCCTCTTTGACATGGCACCAGACATG CAAGCATTCTCGTCATCAACGCCAGAACAATGCAGCAGCCACTCTCGAGTGATCTACAGAAACTGTGAAAACCATGTTGTTTCGTCATCTCACGTGACTGCAGGTATCGACAGTTCATTGCCTTCTCTAGCGCTGACCCTCAAGCCAGCTTTTATGCCCTTGCCATTCCAACTGTGGCCACCGAATACATCTTCTGATCACGACGATGAAGCACGTATGTCTCGTCCACTAATACATGATAAGCCAGCACCAGTTGTTCAAAACGAACCCGTAAAGGAAATGGTAGCCATATCTGAGCTGAATTTAGGAACTTTCCCAGTCGAGCCTTCAGCACTCTCCTTGAGGCTACCCTGGGATCCATAA